In Euphorbia lathyris chromosome 9, ddEupLath1.1, whole genome shotgun sequence, the following are encoded in one genomic region:
- the LOC136205164 gene encoding putative pentatricopeptide repeat-containing protein At1g53330, giving the protein MSLQKTISSFRLSSLLRMQKDPKLALNLFRNPNPTLPICNKPFHYSLLNYDLIITKLGRAKMFNDMEEILLQLKGETRFAPKEAFFCNIITFYGRSGLLNNALKVLDEMPNFSCQRTVKSYNSLLNVFMMCKKFDMMRELFVDIEAHSRPDTCTYNILIRGLTLEGRLDDAWKLFDEMRKRDVIPDSVTFGTLINGLCLESRLEEAFKLKKYMVEVHGVSPDRYVYTSLIKGLFRVGEVDSAFVLKEEMVRDGVKLDAVIYSTLLDGLLKVGRKEEAFGVVEELKSKGCKPDIVTYNVIINGLCKDKDFETAYKILEEMKEKGCKPDIISYNVILSELCKDGKWSEAKDLFEDMPKLGCAPDVVSYRIIFDALCNGMQFKEATFVLDEMIFKGFAPRSPHLCKFVNLLFQERLDDLLVSVLTILGKADLLDMDFWEMILVMEFKDNIMLPCSSDPTLLLV; this is encoded by the coding sequence ATGAGCTTGCAGAAAACCATCTCCTCCTTCAggctttcttctcttcttcgtaTGCAGAAGGACCCTAAACTCGCTCTCAACCTCTTTCGGAATCCAAACCCAACTCTCCCAATTTGTAACAAACCTTTCCACTACTCTCTTCTGAATTACGATCTCATCATTACCAAACTTGGCCGTGCCAAAATGTTTAACGATATGGAGGAAattctcctccagctcaaaggGGAAACACGTTTTGCCCCTAAAGAAGCTTTCTTTTGCAACATCATCACTTTCTATGGCCGATCTGGCCTCCTTAATAATGCGCTCAAAGTGTTGGACGAAATGCCTAATTTTAGTTGCCAAAGGACTGTAAAATCTTATAATTCCTTGCTAAACGTGTTTATGATGTGCAAAAAATTTGATATGATGAGGGAGCTTTTTGTGGATATTGAGGCACATTCGAGACCTGATACTTGCACTTATAACATACTGATTCGTGGGCTGACTTTAGAGGGAAGATTGGATGATGCGTGGAaactgtttgatgaaatgcgGAAAAGAGACGTTATTCCGGATTCGGTGACATTTGGGACATTGATTAATGGCCTTTGCTTGGAGTCGAGATTGGAAGAGGCTTTCAAATTGAAGAAGTATATGGTTGAGGTACATGGAGTAAGCCCTGACAGATATGTCTACACGTCCTTGATTAAGGGACTTTTCAGGGTCGGTGAGGTGGATTCAGCTTTTGTGCTCAAGGAGGAGATGGTTAGGGATGGTGTCAAATTGGATGCAGTAATTTATTCTACTTTACTTGATGGTCTTCTTAAGGTTGGGAGAAAAGAGGAAGCTTTTGGAGTCGTTGAGGAATTGAAATCAAAGGGCTGCAAACCGGATATCGTGACTTATAATGTAATAATTAACGGGCTGTGTAAGGACAAAGATTTTGAAACTGCTTACAAGATTTTGGAGGAAATGAAGGAAAAGGGATGTAAGCCGGATATTATCAGTTACAATGTGATACTTAGTGAGTTATGTAAGGATGGAAAATGGAGTGAAGCAAAAGATTTGTTTGAAGATATGCCAAAACTTGGATGTGCACCTGATGTTGTGTCGTATAGGATTATTTTCGATGCCCTTTGTAATGGGATGCAGTTCAAGGAAGCAACCTTTGTTTTGGATGAGATGATTTTCAAGGGTTTCGCTCCTCGTTCTCCTCATTTATGTAAATTTGTTAACTTACTGTTTCAGGAAAGGTTGGATGATTTGTTAGTGTCCGTTTTGACTATTCTGGGGAAAGCGGATTTACTTGACATGGATTTCTGGGAGATGATTCTTGTCATGGAATTTAAAGACAATATTATGCTTCCTTGCTCCTCCGATCCGACGTTGTTGCTAGTTTAA